A region of Sulfurovum sp. DNA encodes the following proteins:
- the secA gene encoding preprotein translocase subunit SecA — MIKNLLKVFGTQNDRIVKNYLKKVKHINDLEGTYSPMSDEELKIAFDTIRESVNSGEKTPDEVLYDSFAITREASKRTLGLRHYDVQMVGGMVLHDGNIAEMKTGEGKTLVATLAVILNAMTGKGVHVVTVNDYLAKRDSEEMGVLYKFLGYTVGCVVSDIYDETERKAQYDADITYGTNNEYGFDYLRDNMKVRAEEKVQRKHNYAIVDEVDSILIDEARTPLIISGPTQRDHNHYAKANEIAKQMERGEELPAKPGEDKIMTGDFVVDEKNRTIIMTEQGLQKAQDLFEVDNLYSLENAALSHHLDQALKAHYLFEKDVDYVMQDGEIIIVDEFTGRLSEGRRYSEGLHQALEAKEGVQIQEESQTLAEITYQNYFRLYDKLAGMTGTAQTEATEFSQIYELEVISIPTNVPVRRIDKNDLIYNSEREKLNAVVQKIKEYHDRGQPVLIGTASIEKSEMIHERLKKEEIPHNILNAKNHFQEAEIIKNAGQKGAVTVATNMAGRGVDIKIDNEVRELDGLAIIGTERHESRRIDNQLRGRSGRQGDPGESQFFLSLDDNLLRIFGGEKIRNIMNRLGVKEGEYIDSKIVTRSVEKAQKKVENQHYESRKHILEYDDVANHQRKAIYAFRNQLLDPEFNIGAKIKENRREYIEYLLDMSNIIEGMPREDYNLDKLIALIREELLIEVEAEHFKDKEADEIAEMIDIMMVELYEEKMSQIEPRQRKEIECILYLQVLDPQWRDHLYEMDVLKTGIGLRGYNQKDPLTEYKQDSYRLFTDLVQRIKYEAVKTLHLVQFDFKSPEEEEAAIEQIKEELESEVVDTTLSHPFNEENNKSKPAIGTKKPKRNNPCPCGSGQKYKNCCGKSGPKKGLLA, encoded by the coding sequence ATGATCAAAAATCTACTTAAAGTGTTTGGCACACAAAATGATAGAATTGTCAAAAACTACCTCAAAAAAGTCAAACATATCAATGACCTTGAAGGTACCTATAGCCCAATGAGTGATGAAGAGCTCAAGATAGCTTTTGATACCATTAGAGAATCTGTAAATAGTGGAGAAAAAACACCAGATGAAGTACTCTACGACTCCTTTGCAATTACACGTGAAGCAAGTAAACGAACTCTTGGACTAAGACATTATGATGTCCAGATGGTTGGAGGCATGGTTCTGCATGATGGCAATATTGCTGAGATGAAAACCGGTGAAGGAAAGACTCTTGTTGCAACCCTTGCAGTCATTCTTAATGCCATGACAGGTAAAGGGGTACATGTGGTCACCGTAAATGACTACCTTGCTAAACGTGACTCCGAAGAGATGGGTGTCCTCTATAAGTTTCTTGGATATACAGTTGGGTGTGTTGTCTCCGATATTTATGATGAGACAGAACGTAAGGCACAATACGATGCCGATATTACCTATGGTACCAATAATGAGTATGGCTTTGACTACCTGCGTGATAACATGAAGGTACGTGCTGAAGAGAAAGTACAACGCAAGCACAACTATGCCATTGTAGATGAAGTTGATTCTATCCTCATTGATGAAGCAAGAACACCACTCATTATTTCTGGCCCAACACAGCGTGATCACAATCATTATGCTAAGGCAAATGAAATTGCCAAACAGATGGAAAGAGGTGAAGAACTTCCTGCTAAACCAGGCGAAGATAAGATCATGACTGGTGATTTTGTTGTTGATGAGAAAAACCGTACTATCATTATGACCGAACAAGGTCTTCAGAAGGCACAAGATCTCTTTGAAGTAGACAATCTCTATTCTCTTGAAAATGCTGCCCTCTCCCATCACCTCGATCAAGCACTCAAGGCTCACTATCTTTTTGAGAAAGATGTTGACTATGTTATGCAAGATGGTGAGATTATCATTGTTGATGAATTTACAGGACGTCTCTCTGAGGGACGTCGCTACTCTGAAGGACTGCATCAGGCACTTGAGGCAAAAGAGGGCGTCCAGATACAAGAGGAGTCACAAACACTTGCAGAGATTACCTATCAAAATTATTTCCGTCTTTATGACAAGCTTGCCGGCATGACCGGTACAGCACAAACTGAAGCAACCGAATTTAGTCAAATTTATGAACTGGAAGTTATCTCTATCCCAACCAATGTTCCAGTACGACGCATAGATAAAAATGATCTTATCTACAACTCTGAACGTGAAAAACTCAATGCCGTAGTACAAAAAATTAAAGAATATCATGACAGAGGGCAACCTGTACTTATTGGTACTGCTTCTATTGAGAAGTCTGAGATGATTCATGAGCGTCTTAAAAAAGAGGAGATTCCACATAATATTCTCAATGCCAAGAATCATTTTCAAGAGGCAGAAATTATTAAGAATGCAGGACAGAAAGGTGCAGTAACTGTTGCAACCAATATGGCTGGACGTGGAGTTGATATCAAGATTGACAATGAAGTTAGAGAATTAGATGGACTTGCCATTATTGGTACAGAGCGTCACGAATCACGCCGTATCGATAATCAATTACGAGGACGTTCGGGTCGTCAAGGTGACCCAGGAGAAAGCCAGTTTTTCCTTAGCCTTGATGATAATCTTCTACGTATCTTTGGTGGAGAAAAAATACGCAATATTATGAACCGTCTTGGCGTTAAAGAGGGAGAATATATTGACTCCAAGATTGTTACACGTTCAGTTGAAAAAGCACAAAAAAAGGTAGAGAACCAACACTATGAGTCACGCAAGCATATCCTTGAGTATGATGATGTTGCCAACCATCAACGTAAGGCAATTTACGCCTTCCGTAACCAATTACTTGACCCAGAATTTAACATTGGTGCAAAAATCAAAGAAAATCGTCGAGAATATATAGAATATTTACTTGATATGTCCAATATTATTGAGGGGATGCCAAGAGAAGATTATAATCTTGACAAACTAATTGCACTCATTCGTGAAGAGTTACTCATAGAGGTAGAAGCAGAACACTTTAAGGATAAAGAGGCTGATGAGATTGCTGAAATGATTGATATAATGATGGTAGAACTCTATGAAGAGAAGATGAGCCAAATTGAACCTAGACAGCGCAAAGAGATTGAATGCATTCTCTATCTTCAAGTACTTGACCCACAGTGGAGAGATCATCTCTATGAAATGGATGTACTCAAGACTGGTATTGGACTACGTGGATACAATCAAAAAGATCCATTAACAGAATACAAACAAGATAGCTACAGGCTCTTTACCGATCTCGTACAACGTATCAAATATGAGGCTGTCAAAACCCTACACTTAGTACAATTTGATTTTAAGTCCCCTGAAGAAGAAGAGGCAGCCATTGAACAAATAAAAGAAGAGCTTGAAAGTGAAGTGGTAGATACTACATTGAGTCACCCCTTTAATGAAGAGAACAATAAATCCAAGCCAGCCATTGGTACAAAAAAACCAAAAAGAAATAATCCATGCCCTTGTGGTTCTGGTCAAAAATACAAGAACTGTTGTGGAAAGAGTGGACCCAAAAAAGGTCTGTTGGCATAA
- the lolA gene encoding LolA-like outer membrane lipoprotein chaperone: MKLLWITLMGVVVMWANTIMLPEHFKAAFVQTITNPKQKVIHYKGSVVYSENNLFKWSYVEPTKKEVCTNGKEILVVDHDLEQISVYQIDKGFDLMQILKSARLYKKHIYVTQYEGKNYTIKLNNKGQLQSVLYYDDLDNKVQILFTKMKYGKGKLPALVIRCSYSADYDIIKG, encoded by the coding sequence ATGAAATTACTGTGGATAACACTTATGGGTGTAGTAGTGATGTGGGCAAACACAATCATGTTACCTGAACATTTTAAGGCAGCATTTGTTCAGACAATTACGAATCCAAAACAGAAAGTTATTCACTACAAGGGAAGTGTAGTCTACAGTGAGAATAATTTATTTAAGTGGTCTTATGTGGAGCCTACAAAAAAAGAGGTGTGCACCAATGGGAAAGAGATACTTGTGGTTGATCATGATCTTGAACAAATCTCTGTTTACCAGATTGATAAGGGTTTTGACTTGATGCAGATACTCAAAAGTGCCAGACTCTATAAAAAGCATATTTATGTGACACAGTATGAAGGAAAAAATTATACGATTAAGCTTAACAACAAAGGACAGTTGCAGAGTGTGCTCTATTATGATGACTTAGACAACAAGGTTCAGATACTCTTTACTAAAATGAAATATGGCAAAGGAAAGTTACCAGCTTTAGTCATAAGATGTAGCTATTCGGCAGACTATGATATTATTAAAGGATAG
- the arsC gene encoding arsenate reductase (glutaredoxin) (This arsenate reductase requires both glutathione and glutaredoxin to convert arsenate to arsenite, after which the efflux transporter formed by ArsA and ArsB can extrude the arsenite from the cell, providing resistance.), whose translation MNKITIWHNPRCSKSRNAVNLLEEKGIEAEVIQYLDTPPSKEEIKKVLKILNISAQELMRNKETIYKELGLKDIKDEERLIEMMAKYPKLIERPIVIKGGKAAIGRPIEKIIELLDS comes from the coding sequence ATGAACAAAATCACTATTTGGCACAATCCTCGATGCAGCAAGTCAAGAAATGCGGTTAACCTTCTTGAAGAGAAAGGCATAGAAGCGGAAGTAATTCAATATCTTGATACACCACCAAGTAAAGAGGAGATTAAAAAGGTATTAAAAATACTAAATATCTCTGCACAAGAACTTATGCGAAATAAAGAGACAATCTATAAAGAGCTAGGTTTAAAAGATATAAAAGATGAGGAGAGACTCATTGAAATGATGGCAAAGTACCCCAAGTTAATAGAGCGTCCCATCGTCATTAAGGGTGGCAAAGCAGCAATTGGACGACCAATAGAAAAGATTATTGAGCTACTTGATTCGTAA
- a CDS encoding ATP-binding cassette domain-containing protein, which translates to MLSTVNLTQRYGKRVLFDKINLTLDVGKRYGLIGANGAGKSTFMKILAGEIEPSEGEVQLQPGLKLGMLSQNQYAFEDFTLKDAVLYGNKKLYDAQKEKEKLYMEGDFESDKVNNRLAELEMICADEDPTYESDVKIEKLLAMLGFSAKQHNDLMSSLTGGDKFKILLAQVLFLKPDVLLLDEPTNNLDMETIAWLEEELKRHEGTLVVISHDRHFLNGVVTHILDLDFQTIRGFTGNYDEWYIAANLIAKQAEVDRNKALKEKEELEKFIARFSANASKAKQATSRQKQLDKLDVEEIKLSSRRDPSVMFRPHRDIGNEVLETIKLSKSYEDIKVFENISFKVNKGDKIALIGANGAGKTTLLEILMNNLESDSGSYSWGQTITTSYFPQNTTDVVVGDMELPQWIQGFNPKWHIDDIRKTLGRMLFSGEEQKKKIDACSGGEKHRVMMSKMMMDSANFLVMDEPNNHLDLEAIVALGEALHSYQGGAIVVSHDRELIDAFANRIIKLNEDGTVIDFEGDYEEFVKKHGND; encoded by the coding sequence ATGCTCAGTACAGTCAATCTAACACAACGCTACGGAAAACGTGTACTTTTTGATAAGATAAATCTTACTCTTGATGTGGGTAAGCGTTATGGACTTATTGGTGCCAATGGTGCAGGAAAATCTACTTTTATGAAGATTCTTGCTGGAGAGATTGAACCAAGTGAAGGTGAGGTGCAATTACAGCCTGGGCTCAAGCTAGGGATGCTTAGCCAAAATCAGTATGCATTTGAGGATTTTACACTTAAAGATGCGGTACTATATGGTAACAAAAAGCTCTATGATGCCCAAAAAGAGAAAGAGAAACTCTATATGGAGGGTGATTTCGAATCAGACAAGGTCAATAATCGCTTAGCAGAGCTGGAGATGATTTGTGCTGATGAGGACCCTACCTATGAGAGTGATGTGAAGATAGAGAAGCTCTTAGCTATGCTCGGTTTCTCAGCCAAACAGCACAATGATTTGATGAGCTCTCTTACTGGTGGCGATAAGTTCAAGATTTTATTGGCACAGGTACTTTTCCTTAAGCCTGATGTACTCCTGTTAGATGAGCCAACTAATAACCTCGATATGGAAACGATTGCATGGCTTGAAGAGGAGCTTAAGCGACATGAGGGGACATTGGTAGTTATTTCGCATGATAGACACTTTCTTAATGGTGTGGTTACACATATTCTTGACCTTGACTTCCAGACCATTCGTGGATTTACTGGAAACTATGATGAGTGGTATATTGCTGCTAACCTTATAGCCAAACAGGCTGAAGTAGACAGAAATAAAGCACTCAAAGAGAAAGAGGAGCTTGAAAAATTTATTGCCCGATTTTCTGCCAATGCCTCTAAAGCAAAACAGGCAACTTCTCGACAGAAGCAACTCGATAAGCTTGATGTAGAGGAGATAAAGCTCTCTTCTAGGCGTGATCCCTCTGTGATGTTTCGTCCACATCGTGATATTGGGAATGAGGTGCTAGAAACGATCAAGCTTTCAAAAAGCTATGAAGATATCAAGGTATTTGAAAATATTAGTTTTAAAGTCAATAAAGGTGACAAGATTGCGTTAATTGGTGCTAATGGAGCAGGAAAGACTACACTACTTGAGATACTTATGAACAACCTAGAGTCCGATAGTGGGAGTTATAGCTGGGGACAGACTATCACAACAAGTTACTTTCCACAGAATACAACTGATGTGGTTGTTGGTGATATGGAGTTGCCACAGTGGATACAGGGCTTTAATCCTAAGTGGCACATTGACGATATTCGTAAGACGTTAGGACGTATGCTTTTTAGTGGCGAAGAGCAGAAGAAGAAGATTGATGCCTGTTCAGGAGGAGAGAAGCATCGTGTTATGATGAGTAAAATGATGATGGATTCTGCCAATTTCCTTGTGATGGATGAGCCTAATAACCATCTTGATCTTGAAGCAATTGTAGCACTTGGTGAAGCATTGCATAGTTATCAGGGTGGTGCCATTGTTGTTTCACATGACCGTGAGCTTATCGATGCTTTTGCTAATCGTATTATTAAGCTTAATGAGGATGGTACAGTGATAGACTTTGAAGGGGATTATGAAGAGTTTGTAAAGAAGCATGGAAATGATTAA
- a CDS encoding YebC/PmpR family DNA-binding transcriptional regulator yields MGRAFEYRKAAKMKRWGTMSRLFPKLGKVITMAAKEGGSPDPEMNSKLRTAILNAKAQNMPKDNIEAAIKRAFNKDIADIKEITYDVKASYGVQMIIECATDNSTRTIANVKAILRKNSAEVLTSGSLNYMFTRKSVFVIDKIEGMDIEELELELIDYGLEEIEEDVEPQENGDDKPILRIYAEFTSFGEMGKAFEERNIEPKKSALEYIANTPIDLNDEQLEEIEALIEKLEEDDDVQTVYTNIS; encoded by the coding sequence ATGGGACGAGCGTTCGAATACCGTAAAGCAGCAAAAATGAAACGATGGGGCACCATGTCCCGCCTATTTCCCAAACTGGGAAAGGTCATCACCATGGCAGCCAAAGAGGGAGGGAGTCCTGATCCTGAGATGAACTCCAAGCTACGTACTGCCATCCTCAATGCTAAAGCACAGAATATGCCAAAGGATAATATTGAAGCTGCAATAAAACGTGCTTTCAATAAAGATATTGCAGATATCAAAGAAATTACCTATGATGTCAAGGCCTCGTATGGTGTACAAATGATCATTGAGTGTGCTACTGACAATAGCACCCGTACCATTGCTAACGTCAAAGCCATTCTCCGTAAAAATAGTGCTGAAGTGCTTACATCCGGATCACTCAACTATATGTTTACTAGAAAATCAGTCTTTGTTATAGATAAAATAGAGGGCATGGATATCGAAGAACTTGAACTTGAACTCATAGATTACGGTTTAGAGGAGATAGAAGAAGATGTTGAACCACAAGAGAATGGGGATGATAAACCTATTTTACGTATTTATGCCGAGTTTACCTCATTTGGTGAAATGGGCAAAGCATTTGAAGAGAGAAATATCGAACCAAAGAAGTCGGCACTAGAGTATATTGCCAATACGCCTATTGACCTTAATGATGAGCAACTTGAGGAGATAGAGGCACTCATCGAGAAGCTTGAAGAGGATGATGATGTGCAAACAGTGTATACCAATATAAGCTAA
- a CDS encoding thioredoxin family protein encodes MILRELQNIIQEECGVLLYFSGKNCSVCHALRPKFKELFDKEFPLVRQIYLDAHDNPKISVHFQVFSVPTIIVFLDSHEFVREGRAVSLYGMAKQLKRPYDMMTEV; translated from the coding sequence ATGATACTTAGAGAACTACAAAATATAATACAAGAAGAGTGTGGCGTACTTCTCTATTTTTCTGGCAAGAACTGTAGTGTTTGTCATGCACTTAGACCAAAATTCAAGGAACTATTTGACAAAGAGTTTCCACTAGTCAGGCAGATATATCTTGATGCCCACGATAACCCTAAAATCTCTGTACACTTTCAGGTCTTCAGTGTACCAACGATAATTGTCTTTCTAGATAGCCATGAGTTTGTTCGTGAGGGAAGAGCAGTGAGCTTGTACGGAATGGCTAAGCAGCTGAAACGACCGTATGACATGATGACAGAAGTATAG
- the gyrA gene encoding DNA gyrase subunit A: MANLFENSHNTEEVLIEESIRSSYLDYSMSVIIGRALPDARDGLKPVHRRILYAMNDLNLSHRAPYKKSARIVGDVIGKYHPHGDNAVYDALVRMAQNFSMQSPLIDGQGNFGSIDGDNAAAMRYTEARMTKIAEELLGDIEKDTVDFVPNYDDSMVEPDVLPSRVPNLLLNGSSGIAVGMATNIPPHRLDELIDALVLRIQNPKATIEDMMKIVQGPDFPTGGIIFGRKGITDAYTTGRGRIKVRAKTHIEQKGNKEIIIIDELPFQVNKARLIENIAQLVRDKHIEGISEIRDESDREGIRVVLELKRDAMSEIVLNNLFKSTQMQVTFGIIMLAINNKEPKVFNLMELFDLFLNHRKTVVIRRTIFDLEKARARAHILEGLKIAVDNIDEVIKIIRSSSDDEDARSNLMERFKLSEIQAKAILEMRLRRLTGLEIEKIENELSELLKKIAKLESILKSEAKINTIIRKELIEIGEKFTTPRRTEIVDDYDDIDIEDLIPNEPMVVTITHRGYIKRVPVKLYEKQHRGGKGKTAVTTYDDDFIESFFTSNTHDTLMFVTNKGQLYWLKVYRIPEGSRTAKGKAVVNLINLQPEEKIMAIIPTTDFNESKSLVFFTKNGIVKRTNLSEYSNIRSNGVRAINLDENDELVTAKIVTPEIKWLFAATKKGLCIRFKVEDAREIGRVARGVTAIKFKISNDYVCGATTIKSEEDELLMLSEKGLGKRTTASEYREQNRAGKGVISMKLTPKTGDVVGVVMVEEDKDLMCLTSVGKMIRVDMEQIRKAGRNTSGVKIVTVQKKDIVVSVAKCQKAEKPQEFSENEHTNEDEVL, encoded by the coding sequence ATGGCTAATTTGTTTGAAAATAGTCACAATACTGAAGAGGTATTGATTGAGGAGAGTATCAGGTCAAGCTATCTTGACTATTCTATGAGCGTTATTATTGGACGCGCACTCCCTGATGCACGTGATGGGCTCAAGCCAGTCCATAGACGTATTTTATACGCGATGAATGACCTAAATCTTTCACACCGTGCCCCATACAAGAAATCAGCACGTATTGTTGGGGATGTGATCGGTAAGTATCATCCCCATGGTGATAACGCAGTCTATGATGCACTTGTGCGTATGGCACAAAACTTTTCTATGCAGTCACCACTCATTGATGGGCAAGGAAACTTTGGTTCTATTGATGGTGATAATGCTGCTGCAATGCGTTATACTGAAGCACGTATGACAAAGATAGCCGAGGAGTTACTAGGTGACATTGAGAAGGATACGGTTGATTTTGTGCCTAACTATGATGATTCTATGGTTGAACCAGATGTACTACCTTCTCGTGTACCCAATCTGTTACTGAATGGTTCGAGTGGTATTGCTGTTGGTATGGCAACCAATATTCCTCCGCACCGTCTAGATGAACTGATTGATGCCTTGGTGCTTCGTATTCAAAACCCTAAAGCAACAATCGAGGATATGATGAAGATTGTTCAAGGACCTGACTTCCCAACAGGTGGTATTATCTTTGGGCGCAAGGGAATTACTGATGCCTATACCACAGGACGTGGACGTATCAAGGTAAGAGCCAAAACGCATATTGAGCAAAAGGGGAACAAAGAGATTATTATTATCGATGAGCTTCCTTTTCAGGTCAATAAAGCAAGGCTCATTGAAAATATTGCCCAACTGGTACGCGATAAACATATCGAAGGTATCAGTGAAATTCGTGATGAGTCTGACCGTGAAGGTATCCGTGTGGTACTTGAACTTAAACGTGATGCAATGAGTGAGATTGTTCTTAATAATCTTTTTAAAAGTACACAGATGCAAGTGACTTTTGGGATTATTATGCTTGCTATTAACAATAAAGAACCTAAAGTCTTTAATTTGATGGAGCTTTTTGACCTCTTCCTTAATCACCGCAAAACAGTTGTTATTAGACGTACTATTTTTGACCTCGAGAAAGCCAGAGCCAGAGCACACATACTTGAAGGCTTAAAGATTGCAGTGGACAATATTGATGAGGTAATCAAAATTATCCGTAGCTCTTCTGATGATGAGGATGCACGTAGTAATCTTATGGAGCGATTTAAACTTTCCGAGATCCAAGCAAAAGCAATCCTTGAGATGCGTTTACGTCGCCTGACTGGTCTAGAGATTGAGAAGATTGAAAATGAACTTTCTGAGCTACTCAAGAAGATTGCAAAGCTTGAGAGTATTCTCAAGAGTGAAGCAAAGATTAACACTATTATTCGTAAAGAATTGATAGAGATAGGAGAGAAATTTACAACCCCAAGACGTACTGAAATTGTAGACGACTATGATGACATCGATATTGAAGATCTTATTCCAAATGAGCCAATGGTTGTGACTATTACCCATAGGGGGTACATTAAGCGTGTGCCAGTTAAACTCTATGAGAAGCAACACAGAGGTGGTAAAGGTAAAACGGCAGTAACAACCTATGATGATGACTTTATTGAGAGCTTCTTTACCTCTAATACGCACGATACACTTATGTTTGTTACCAATAAAGGACAACTCTATTGGTTAAAGGTTTACCGTATTCCTGAGGGCTCTAGAACTGCCAAAGGTAAAGCAGTGGTTAACTTAATTAATCTTCAGCCTGAAGAGAAGATTATGGCAATCATTCCGACAACGGACTTTAATGAGAGCAAATCGTTAGTCTTCTTTACAAAGAATGGAATTGTTAAACGTACTAATCTTAGTGAATACTCCAATATTCGAAGTAATGGAGTGCGTGCCATTAACCTTGATGAGAATGATGAGCTTGTGACAGCTAAAATTGTTACACCTGAAATCAAATGGCTCTTTGCAGCAACAAAGAAAGGACTCTGTATTCGGTTTAAGGTTGAAGATGCCAGAGAGATTGGACGTGTCGCACGTGGTGTTACCGCAATTAAGTTTAAGATTAGTAATGATTATGTTTGTGGTGCAACAACCATCAAGAGTGAAGAGGATGAACTTCTAATGCTCTCTGAAAAAGGACTTGGAAAGCGTACAACTGCCAGTGAATATCGTGAGCAAAATCGTGCAGGTAAGGGGGTTATCTCTATGAAGCTAACACCTAAAACTGGTGATGTGGTTGGCGTAGTTATGGTTGAAGAGGATAAAGATTTGATGTGTTTAACTTCTGTGGGTAAGATGATTCGTGTTGATATGGAGCAGATTAGAAAAGCAGGACGAAATACATCAGGTGTCAAAATTGTGACTGTTCAGAAAAAAGATATTGTTGTCTCTGTAGCAAAATGTCAAAAAGCAGAGAAGCCACAAGAGTTTTCTGAGAATGAGCATACAAACGAAGATGAAGTGTTGTAA